The following proteins are encoded in a genomic region of Salinicoccus sp. RF5:
- a CDS encoding GTPase domain-containing protein yields the protein MEQSHPLVMAYHEYIESTIDYRIAVLGQVDAGKSALVNRLADADSFISTQTDATRTITEHPYGKRGKILDFPGVGTTEYSPKQYRKLIAKTGVKHVLYVFSSKIRDADETIIRYLAKKGVHITFVYNKTDTLVDVSGERAQKILMNDKETELHVTFKKHLDQPLYYHFASVKDDAGIDELRRKLDDIFEEKDALFDKRAKSAQYLEKFLTRKMNSLAAKLLSPSFKDIILSRSYKSIEEMTESHYDVTEEDGKVIGQDIPRAPDYINRVKNTEKDTKKPADYINHLATLFSAVFKMRKLNVVTFIVSSLGEVSVKSIYPVLKGTFEYVGDMNDFAREVIKYHR from the coding sequence ATGGAACAGAGCCATCCTTTGGTCATGGCCTATCATGAATATATAGAATCTACGATCGATTACCGGATTGCTGTGCTGGGACAGGTTGACGCAGGCAAAAGCGCCCTTGTCAACCGGTTGGCGGATGCCGATTCCTTTATTTCCACACAGACTGATGCCACACGCACAATTACCGAGCACCCCTACGGAAAAAGGGGAAAGATCCTCGATTTTCCAGGTGTCGGAACAACGGAATATTCACCGAAACAATACAGGAAACTGATAGCCAAGACAGGCGTCAAACACGTATTGTACGTCTTCTCATCCAAAATACGGGACGCGGATGAAACGATCATCCGGTATCTTGCTAAAAAAGGCGTCCATATCACATTCGTCTACAACAAGACCGATACACTTGTGGACGTTTCTGGAGAGCGTGCACAGAAGATACTGATGAACGACAAGGAAACGGAGCTCCATGTGACCTTCAAGAAGCATCTCGATCAGCCGCTGTACTATCATTTTGCCAGTGTGAAGGATGATGCGGGAATCGATGAGCTGAGAAGGAAGCTGGATGATATATTTGAAGAGAAGGACGCCCTGTTCGACAAGAGGGCCAAGAGTGCCCAGTACCTTGAGAAATTCCTGACCAGGAAAATGAACAGCCTGGCTGCCAAACTGCTGTCCCCAAGCTTCAAGGACATCATACTCAGCCGTTCCTACAAATCGATCGAGGAAATGACAGAATCGCACTACGACGTCACTGAGGAGGATGGAAAAGTAATCGGCCAGGACATCCCAAGGGCTCCGGACTACATCAACCGCGTGAAGAATACGGAGAAGGACACTAAGAAGCCGGCGGACTACATCAACCACCTGGCGACGCTCTTCAGCGCAGTGTTCAAAATGCGGAAGTTGAATGTCGTCACTTTCATCGTTTCTTCGCTCGGCGAAGTCAGCGTGAAAAGCATCTACCCCGTATTGAAGGGAACATTTGAATACGTCGGTGATATGAATGACTTTGCCCGCGAAGTCATCAAATACCACCGTTAG
- a CDS encoding extracellular solute-binding protein: MKSNKWFLLMMFALVLMLAACGPDRPESGEEAAGEGANGSGEEGSEPEKPEVLNVWLDGENQMEVYGEIFEKYEEETGIAVEFTEVGMTDQLEQLSLDAPAGQGPDLYQQPHDMIGSAYLQGLGMELDPSEFELDAFNENALEAFTYEGSLMGVPFAVEAAALYYNKDIIDEAPQTVEELEAIMEEYTDESNNEYGFLMEATNFYFSYPLLFSGGEQIFGQEEDGSYNSEDLQVATDGVVEQATRMQEWFQAGYLSENVTGDVLDGLFTDGKAPVAMTGPWKLSDYSDALGDSLGTATLPELDGETMTPFMGVKGWMISEYTENEYWSKDLLKFMTNADNSKLVTEGLRETVPRSDVENSNELLRVFNEQAENANPMPNIPEMAQVWEPMGDALIFISNGDDPREVLEEAKSQIQTDIDSASGGQDSEE; this comes from the coding sequence ATGAAGAGCAACAAATGGTTTCTATTGATGATGTTTGCATTAGTTCTGATGTTGGCAGCCTGTGGGCCGGACAGACCAGAGAGTGGGGAAGAAGCTGCTGGTGAAGGAGCCAACGGCTCAGGTGAAGAAGGCTCTGAACCAGAAAAGCCTGAAGTGCTGAATGTTTGGCTTGATGGAGAAAATCAGATGGAAGTATACGGTGAAATTTTTGAGAAGTATGAAGAAGAAACAGGTATTGCTGTTGAATTTACAGAAGTAGGCATGACTGACCAATTGGAACAATTATCATTGGATGCTCCGGCAGGACAGGGTCCAGACCTCTATCAACAGCCACACGATATGATTGGTAGTGCTTATCTCCAAGGCCTTGGAATGGAACTCGACCCCTCTGAATTCGAACTCGATGCATTCAACGAAAATGCACTTGAAGCATTCACTTACGAAGGCTCATTGATGGGCGTACCATTTGCTGTTGAAGCGGCTGCTCTCTATTATAATAAGGATATTATAGACGAAGCGCCTCAAACAGTTGAAGAACTCGAAGCAATCATGGAAGAGTATACGGATGAAAGTAATAATGAATACGGATTCCTGATGGAAGCAACCAACTTCTACTTCTCATATCCACTGCTGTTCTCTGGAGGTGAGCAGATTTTCGGCCAAGAAGAGGATGGAAGCTACAACTCTGAAGATCTTCAAGTCGCTACAGATGGTGTAGTTGAGCAAGCAACACGTATGCAAGAGTGGTTCCAGGCCGGATACCTTAGTGAGAATGTGACCGGTGATGTGCTTGATGGATTGTTTACAGATGGAAAGGCACCTGTTGCAATGACAGGCCCATGGAAACTCTCAGACTATTCTGATGCACTTGGAGATTCACTGGGTACAGCAACACTACCTGAACTTGATGGAGAAACAATGACACCATTTATGGGAGTCAAGGGATGGATGATTTCCGAATATACGGAGAACGAATACTGGTCAAAAGACCTCTTGAAGTTTATGACTAATGCTGATAACAGCAAATTGGTCACTGAGGGCCTCAGGGAAACAGTGCCACGCTCAGATGTTGAAAACTCCAATGAACTGTTGAGGGTGTTTAATGAGCAGGCCGAGAACGCAAACCCAATGCCTAATATTCCGGAAATGGCACAAGTTTGGGAACCAATGGGAGATGCGTTGATCTTCATATCTAATGGGGACGATCCTCGCGAAGTTTTGGAAGAAGCAAAATCACAAATACAAACTGATATAGACTCAGCTTCAGGTGGACAGGATTCTGAAGAGTAG
- a CDS encoding sugar ABC transporter permease, with the protein MKKNPKLAAVLSILPGLGQLYNKRYAKAGGLFILFISFFAVFYNFLNIGFWGLFTLGEIPRVDDSRILLAQGIISLLVVVIAITFYIANIIDAYKDAKLINSGDFRTMRQQFRDAWDKSFPYAIVAPGLFLLIFIVVFPLLYMFFLAFTNYNLYNAPPRNVLDYIGFENFKALIEVDIWRNTFFSVFTWTIVWTLVATTLQIALALLLAIIVNHPLIKFKRLIRTILILPWAVPAFVTILIFSALFNNQFGAINNDILQPLFGLSIPWLSDPFWAKVALIMIQTWLGFPFVFALFTGVLQSISDDWYEAADMDGASGWQKFTEITFPHIMFATAPLLIMQYAGNFNNFNIIYLFNAGGPAIREQNAGGTDILISWVYKLTFETQNYNMAAAISIIIGLIVASVAAFQFSRTRAVQEEGEI; encoded by the coding sequence ATGAAGAAAAATCCGAAATTGGCTGCAGTCCTGTCCATCCTTCCTGGACTGGGCCAATTATACAATAAGAGGTACGCCAAAGCAGGTGGCCTCTTTATTCTTTTTATATCATTTTTTGCAGTTTTCTATAACTTCTTGAATATTGGATTCTGGGGACTTTTTACTCTTGGTGAAATTCCACGTGTAGATGATTCAAGAATTTTACTGGCACAGGGGATCATATCCCTTCTTGTAGTCGTAATAGCAATTACCTTCTATATTGCTAATATCATAGATGCGTACAAAGATGCCAAACTGATCAACAGCGGGGACTTCAGGACGATGAGGCAGCAATTCAGGGATGCATGGGATAAGAGTTTCCCTTATGCAATCGTTGCTCCTGGGCTTTTCTTACTCATTTTTATAGTGGTATTCCCATTGCTGTATATGTTCTTCCTGGCATTCACAAACTATAATCTCTATAATGCACCGCCCAGAAATGTTCTGGATTATATTGGTTTCGAGAACTTTAAGGCTTTGATTGAAGTGGACATCTGGAGGAATACTTTCTTCAGCGTCTTTACATGGACGATCGTATGGACACTGGTAGCAACAACATTACAGATTGCCCTGGCCCTACTTCTTGCAATCATCGTCAATCATCCTTTGATAAAGTTCAAAAGGCTGATACGTACCATACTTATCTTGCCATGGGCAGTGCCGGCATTTGTGACGATTCTTATTTTCTCTGCACTATTCAATAACCAGTTCGGGGCGATCAACAATGATATTCTGCAACCGTTGTTCGGCCTTTCAATTCCGTGGCTGTCGGATCCCTTCTGGGCAAAAGTTGCTCTGATAATGATTCAGACATGGTTAGGATTCCCATTTGTCTTTGCCTTGTTCACGGGCGTCCTTCAAAGTATATCCGACGATTGGTATGAAGCAGCTGATATGGATGGTGCGTCAGGGTGGCAGAAGTTCACTGAAATAACTTTCCCGCACATCATGTTTGCTACAGCACCGCTTCTCATAATGCAATATGCAGGGAATTTCAACAACTTCAACATCATTTATCTATTCAATGCTGGTGGGCCTGCTATAAGAGAACAAAATGCTGGCGGCACCGACATTCTGATTTCATGGGTATATAAACTGACTTTCGAGACCCAGAACTATAATATGGCCGCCGCAATTTCCATCATCATTGGTCTTATTGTAGCTTCGGTCGCCGCATTCCAGTTCAGTCGTACTAGAGCAGTTCAAGAGGAAGGTGAGATATGA
- a CDS encoding sugar ABC transporter permease, which produces MTKKRKNLLKQIVMYTILFIMTVAIFYPLLWTFGISLNPGNNLYGANMIPENWSFTHYKWLFTDPQSMYLTWYKNTLIVAAASSFLSVVFVTLTAYAFSRYRFVGRKYGLYAFLILQMFPVLMAMVAIYILLNTIGLLDSLWGLVLVYVGGSIPMNAFLVKGYFDTIPRELDESAKMDGAGHFRIFFTIMIPLAKPIIAVVALFNFMAPFMDFILPRIVLRSPENFTLALGLYNMVNDQFANTFTRFAAGSILIAVPIAIVFLFLQRYLISGLMSGSTKG; this is translated from the coding sequence ATGACTAAAAAAAGAAAAAATCTCTTAAAGCAGATTGTCATGTATACCATATTGTTCATTATGACGGTGGCAATCTTCTATCCTCTCCTTTGGACTTTTGGAATTTCATTAAACCCGGGGAACAATTTGTACGGGGCGAATATGATTCCTGAAAACTGGTCATTCACCCATTATAAATGGTTGTTTACAGACCCGCAGAGCATGTATCTGACATGGTATAAGAACACCTTGATTGTAGCAGCAGCCTCCTCTTTCTTATCAGTGGTTTTCGTTACTTTGACTGCCTATGCCTTCTCACGATATCGGTTTGTCGGACGAAAATACGGTTTGTATGCCTTTCTTATCCTGCAGATGTTCCCGGTATTGATGGCCATGGTGGCAATCTATATCCTCCTCAATACAATAGGACTGCTGGATTCCCTCTGGGGACTGGTTCTTGTATATGTAGGTGGCTCGATCCCGATGAATGCGTTCTTGGTTAAAGGTTATTTTGATACCATCCCAAGAGAGTTGGATGAATCTGCAAAAATGGATGGTGCAGGGCATTTTCGTATATTCTTTACAATAATGATTCCTTTGGCCAAACCGATTATTGCAGTAGTTGCATTGTTTAATTTCATGGCACCGTTCATGGACTTTATCTTGCCGCGTATCGTTTTAAGAAGTCCAGAAAACTTCACCTTGGCATTAGGGCTTTACAATATGGTCAATGATCAATTTGCCAATACATTCACAAGATTTGCCGCAGGGTCGATCCTGATTGCAGTACCTATAGCAATCGTGTTCCTTTTCCTGCAGAGGTATTTGATTTCCGGCTTGATGTCCGGATCGACTAAAGGTTAG
- a CDS encoding LacI family DNA-binding transcriptional regulator — protein MVTIKDVAKAAGVSPSTVSRVVKDHPGISSDTKRKIRKIMQEMGYTPNVAARNLVTNKSYTIGLIVKSAVHEAVLNPFFTEVNFGVSEACRNEGFSTLMTAAQDDDSLFLEIKDLINSRRVDGFILLYSKEDDPVTNYLTSIGFPFVVIGKDISNIQDAIYVDNDNVYAAHLITDHLLDLGYRNITMITDNDVFAVAKDRIKGFTRALEKRGIEVEGRVVNCSSNEVSIRKTLEELLEKESVDAILTLDGVINALVLSCLYCMKVRIPEDVATATFNDSPMTELAAPPQTTVDIHPQELGREAGREIINLVRNPQRLKRNITVPVSIIERRSTQKEEGG, from the coding sequence ATGGTTACAATTAAAGATGTAGCAAAAGCTGCTGGCGTGTCCCCTTCAACGGTTTCAAGAGTTGTAAAGGATCATCCAGGAATCAGTTCAGATACCAAAAGAAAAATACGCAAAATAATGCAGGAGATGGGGTATACGCCCAATGTTGCTGCAAGAAATCTTGTTACAAACAAGTCGTATACTATTGGTCTCATAGTAAAAAGTGCAGTACATGAAGCTGTATTGAATCCATTTTTTACAGAAGTTAATTTCGGAGTATCGGAAGCGTGCAGGAATGAAGGTTTTTCGACTCTCATGACTGCAGCCCAAGATGATGACAGCCTCTTTCTTGAAATAAAGGACCTCATCAATTCAAGAAGGGTTGATGGCTTTATTCTACTCTATTCAAAAGAAGATGACCCGGTGACAAATTATCTGACCAGTATAGGCTTCCCATTCGTTGTTATTGGAAAAGATATTTCTAATATTCAGGACGCAATCTATGTAGATAACGATAATGTGTATGCGGCACATCTAATTACCGATCATCTATTGGATTTGGGATATAGGAATATTACAATGATTACTGATAACGATGTATTTGCTGTGGCAAAAGACCGGATTAAAGGATTTACCCGTGCTCTTGAAAAAAGAGGGATTGAAGTGGAAGGCAGGGTTGTCAATTGCAGTAGCAATGAGGTTTCCATAAGGAAGACCCTTGAGGAACTCTTGGAGAAGGAGTCGGTTGATGCGATACTCACATTGGATGGTGTAATCAATGCATTGGTGCTCTCCTGTCTATATTGTATGAAAGTAAGAATTCCGGAAGACGTTGCCACTGCAACCTTCAATGATTCCCCAATGACTGAATTGGCTGCGCCACCTCAAACTACAGTGGATATTCATCCTCAGGAATTGGGCAGGGAGGCAGGGCGTGAGATTATAAACCTGGTCAGAAACCCTCAAAGGTTAAAGAGGAACATCACAGTACCTGTAAGCATTATAGAACGCAGATCAACACAGAAGGAGGAAGGCGGATGA